In a genomic window of Thermoplasmata archaeon:
- a CDS encoding aminopeptidase codes for MAEPSVPEARRRQAARSILTRNLKVRRGERVLVEGWTHSLPWSVALVREARRLGAQTLLVYEDEAEYWDGVEHGLVEVLGTVGSHEWAALSETDVYIHLWGPGDRQRFAELPQKTQDRLLSWNEPWYKAAHKAGVRGARLEFGRVYPSLARAYGADEATWMDQLIRGSVVDPTRLARMAAPLERALTRGKRLRIRHSNGTDLTLGLRHRPAVVNVGSVPKKPGPFGMLVTLPSGSVRVALDERVADGTVVSNRTNYYDAGIATGGVLRFRKGKLVDHSFETGAELFDAPYRTGGTGRDRPGMFGVGLNPGLHNTPQLEDVERGALLVSVGGNRFSGGQNRSPFFGFVIVADADVEVDGRPLRV; via the coding sequence ATGGCCGAACCCTCCGTTCCCGAAGCCCGACGACGACAGGCGGCGCGATCCATCCTCACCAGGAACCTGAAGGTCCGCCGAGGTGAGCGCGTCCTCGTCGAGGGCTGGACCCATTCGCTTCCCTGGTCCGTGGCGCTCGTCCGAGAGGCGCGACGCCTCGGGGCGCAGACCCTGCTGGTCTACGAGGACGAGGCGGAGTACTGGGACGGCGTGGAGCACGGGCTCGTCGAGGTGCTCGGCACCGTCGGCTCCCACGAGTGGGCGGCGCTTAGCGAGACCGACGTCTACATCCACCTATGGGGACCGGGCGACCGGCAGCGGTTCGCCGAGCTGCCCCAGAAGACCCAGGATCGGCTGCTGTCGTGGAACGAGCCGTGGTACAAGGCCGCGCACAAGGCCGGGGTCCGGGGCGCACGCCTCGAGTTCGGTCGCGTGTACCCCAGCCTGGCCCGTGCCTACGGCGCCGACGAGGCGACCTGGATGGACCAGCTCATCCGGGGCAGCGTGGTCGACCCCACCCGCCTGGCCCGCATGGCGGCGCCGCTCGAGCGGGCGCTGACCCGCGGCAAGCGCCTGAGGATCCGCCACTCGAACGGGACCGACCTCACCCTCGGGCTGCGTCACCGGCCCGCGGTGGTGAACGTCGGATCGGTGCCGAAGAAGCCGGGTCCCTTCGGCATGCTCGTGACGCTGCCGAGCGGCTCGGTACGCGTCGCGCTCGACGAGCGCGTCGCCGACGGCACGGTGGTCAGCAACCGGACCAACTACTACGACGCGGGGATCGCGACCGGCGGAGTCCTGCGGTTCCGCAAGGGAAAGCTCGTCGACCACTCGTTCGAAACGGGGGCGGAACTGTTCGACGCGCCGTACCGGACGGGAGGCACGGGCCGCGACCGGCCCGGGATGTTCGGCGTCGGCCTCAACCCCGGGCTGCACAACACTCCCCAGCTCGAGGACGTGGAGCGCGGGGCACTACTCGTATCGGTCGGAGGGAATCGGTTCTCCGGTGGCCAGAACCGGTCCCCGTTCTTCGGCTTCGTGATCGTCGCCGACGCGGACGTGGAGGTCGACGGCCGCCCGCTGCGCGTGTAG